Proteins encoded by one window of Pseudomonas coleopterorum:
- a CDS encoding ferritin-like domain-containing protein: protein MNGPTKSVISILNNLIETCKDGQEGFKTCAEDIKNPELKALFTKHAHECAEAAGELQAEVIALGGTPEDSTSLSGDLHRRWVDVKSIFTGKDEEAVLNEAERGEDVALAAYKDALAQPLPAHVHSIIERQQQGVQRNHDEIKALRNIARAHS from the coding sequence ATGAATGGTCCCACCAAAAGCGTGATTTCGATTCTTAACAATCTGATCGAAACCTGCAAAGACGGTCAGGAAGGCTTCAAGACGTGTGCCGAAGACATCAAGAACCCCGAGCTCAAGGCGCTGTTCACCAAGCACGCGCACGAATGCGCCGAGGCGGCGGGCGAGTTGCAAGCCGAAGTGATCGCCTTGGGGGGTACGCCTGAGGATTCCACCAGCCTGAGCGGCGACCTGCACCGCCGTTGGGTCGACGTCAAATCGATTTTTACCGGCAAGGATGAAGAAGCGGTCTTGAACGAAGCCGAGCGTGGCGAAGATGTGGCACTTGCAGCCTATAAAGACGCCTTGGCCCAGCCACTGCCCGCCCATGTCCATTCCATCATCGAGCGTCAGCAGCAGGGCGTGCAACGCAATCACGACGAGATCAAGGCGCTGCGCAATATCGCTCGCGCCCATAGCTGA
- a CDS encoding DUF3820 family protein, with the protein MNPEKLESLVTFAMPFGKYKGRVIADLPGHYLNWFAREGFPKGELGGLLALMQEIDHNGLSDLLDPLRVKHGKPRIADGR; encoded by the coding sequence ATGAACCCCGAAAAACTCGAATCCCTGGTGACATTTGCAATGCCCTTCGGCAAGTACAAGGGCCGGGTGATTGCCGATCTGCCAGGGCATTATCTGAACTGGTTCGCACGCGAAGGCTTTCCCAAGGGAGAGCTGGGTGGTCTGCTGGCCCTCATGCAGGAAATCGATCACAACGGTTTGTCCGACCTGCTCGATCCGCTGCGTGTCAAACATGGCAAGCCGCGCATTGCCGATGGCCGGTAG
- a CDS encoding bifunctional 4-hydroxy-2-oxoglutarate aldolase/2-dehydro-3-deoxy-phosphogluconate aldolase, whose protein sequence is MITTEQQQRMVDKVAQIDALAARARILPVITIAREEDILPLADALAAGGLTVLEVTLRSALGLKAIQVLREQRPELLVGAGTVLTREMLAATEQAGSQFTVTPGVTQDMLKAGVESSLPLLPGISSPSELMMGYALGYRRFKLFPAEVSGGVAAIKALGGPFPEVRFCPTGGVGPGNINSYMGQSNVMCVGGSWMLDSKWIENRDWARIQECSAQALALLD, encoded by the coding sequence ATGATCACCACCGAACAACAGCAACGCATGGTCGACAAGGTTGCCCAGATCGACGCCCTGGCGGCGCGTGCGCGAATCCTGCCCGTCATCACCATCGCGCGTGAAGAGGACATTCTGCCGCTCGCCGATGCGCTGGCGGCCGGCGGTCTGACCGTGCTGGAAGTGACCCTGCGTTCGGCACTCGGCCTGAAGGCCATTCAGGTGCTGCGCGAGCAACGCCCCGAACTGCTGGTGGGCGCAGGTACCGTACTGACTCGGGAAATGCTGGCCGCAACCGAGCAGGCCGGCTCTCAGTTCACCGTCACCCCCGGTGTGACCCAGGACATGCTCAAGGCCGGTGTGGAAAGCTCGCTGCCCTTGCTGCCGGGTATCAGCAGTCCGTCCGAATTGATGATGGGCTACGCGCTGGGGTATCGCCGCTTCAAGCTGTTCCCGGCCGAGGTGAGCGGTGGTGTTGCTGCCATCAAGGCGCTGGGCGGACCTTTCCCGGAAGTACGCTTCTGCCCGACCGGCGGCGTGGGTCCAGGCAACATCAACAGCTACATGGGGCAGTCCAACGTGATGTGCGTGGGCGGCTCGTGGATGCTCGACAGCAAATGGATTGAAAACCGCGATTGGGCACGCATTCAGGAGTGCAGCGCGCAAGCACTGGCTCTGCTCGATTGA